Genomic DNA from Clavibacter michiganensis:
GTCGCGATCCAGGTGTCCGGCTCGTTCGGATCCCGCCAGGAGGAGGCCCAGCGCCTCGGCCGCCTGCTCCGACCCGAGGCGTCGGGCCTGTCGGCCAGCTTCTACACGCTCGTCTCCCGCGACACCGTCGACCAGGACTTCGCGCAGAACCGCCAGCGCTTCCTCGCCGAGCAGGGCTACAGCTACACGATCCTCGATGCGGCGGGCATCGCTGCCTGACCGCCCGGGCTGCCCATGTCCACAGCCTGTCGCGCGCGTCCAGGCTGCTCCCAGCGAGCGCGCAGATACTTCATCCCATGAGCGATGGCCCGAAGATCCTTATCGTCGATGACGAGCCCAACATCCGCGACCTGCTGACCACGAGCCTCCGGTTCGCCGGGTTCGCGGTCCGCGCCGTCGGCAACGGCGCCCAGGCCATCTCGGCCGTCCTGGAGGAGGAGCCCGACCTCATCATCCTCGACGTGATGCTGCCGGACATGAACGGCTTCGGCGTCACCAAGCGCCTGCGTGCCGCCGGCTACACGGCGCCCATCCTCTTCCTCACGGCGAAGGACGACACCGAGGACAAGATCACGGGCCTCACGGTCGGTGGCGACGACTACGTCACCAAGCCGTTCAGCCTCGACGAGATCGTGGCGCGCATCAAGGCGATCCTCCGCCGCACGATGCACGCGGACGAGGACGCGATCATCCGCGCCGGCGAGCTCACCATGGACCAGGACACGCACGAGGTCCTCGTCGGCGAGGAGCCCATCGAGCTCAGCCCCACCGAGTTCAAGCTCCTGCGCTACCTGATGCTCAACCCGAATCGCGTCCTGTCGAAGGCGCAGATCCTCGACCACGTGTGGGAGTACGACTTCAACGGCGACGCCGGCATCGTCGAGTCGTACATCTCCTACCTGCGGCGCAAGCTCGACCAGCACTCCTCGGAGCCGGTCATCCAGACCAAGCGCGGCTTCGGCTACATGCTCAAGGCCGCCAAGTCCTGACCCTGCCGGGCCCCTGAGGGCTCCGCACCACCCGAACGGCCGGACGCTCCCCGAGCGCCCGGCCGTTCGCACATGCTGGGTCGCCTATCCTCGTGACTCAGGTCAGCGAGACGGGAACACGAGGTGCGGCCAGTGCACGACTACGTGTCGGAGAAGTGGAACAACGTCTCCCTGCGCACCAAGATCACGAGCGTCACGGTGCTCCTGCTCCTGCTCGGCCTCCTCGTCTCCGGCGCCGGCACCATGTACCTTCTGCGCCAGCAGATGGTGAGCCAGCTCGACGCGCAGCTCCGCGTCACGATCACGCAGCTCCCGAAGGTCCTCAACACGGACGCGTCGATGCCGGACACGTTCACGCAGGACGACGTGGCCACCGCGGATCCCGCCTGGTTCGTCGTGCTCCTCGACGCCCAGGGAGACGTCCTCGCCGACAACTGGACGGGCGACTCCGCCGAGCACCCCCGCGTCTTCGGCCTCGACCTGGCGCGCGCCTCGCAGATCAACAACGAGATCGTCGTCTTCTCCGACAACTCCGGCAAGAAGGCCTGGCACGGCATCGTCCGGGTCTCGCAGAACGCCTCGCCGGATGCCATGGAGTACTCGACCCTCGTCGTCGCCCGGCCGCTCGAGCAGGTGGACGACCTCGTCGCCACGTACATCGTGATCTTCGCGAGCTTCGGCCTCGCCGTCGTCGTGCTCGGCGCCGCGGTCACCCGCATGCTGGTCACCAGCACCTTCGGCCCCCTCCGCGAGGTCGAGCGCACCGCGGCCGCCATCGCGGGCGGCGACTTCAGCCAGCGCCTCGGAGGCGCGACCCCGAACACCGAGGTGGGGCGCCTCAACCGCTCCCTCAACATGATGCTCAGCCGGATCGACCGCGCCTTCGCCGACCGCGCCAAGACCATCGACCAGATGCGCCGCTTCGTCGGCGACGCCAGCCACGAGCTCCGCACTCCGCTGGTCTCGGTGCGCGGCTACGCCGAGCTGTACCGCATGGGGGCGCTGCAGACGCCCGAGGACGTGTCGCAGGCCATGGAGCGCATCGAGAAGGAGGCCATCCGCATGGGCGGGCTGGTGGAGGACCTCTTGGAGCTCGCGCGGCTGGACGAGACGAAGCCGCTGCAGCTGGCGCCCGTGGACCTCTACCCCATCGCCCGCGACGCCGCCCTCGACGCGATGGCGTCCTCGCAGACCCGCACCGTCACCGCGCTCCCGCCGGTGCTCGTCAACCCCGTCGGCCCCGTTCTCGACGCCGACGGCCTCGAACCCACCCAGGAGCTCTCGCCGGACGCGTCGCGCGGCGCCGGGGCGCCGTCCGGCACCGACGCGACCGGGCCCATCGCCTTCGCCGGCGCCACCCTGTCCCGGTTCCGCGCCCGCCGCTCGCGCCGCCCCGGCGAGACGGCGACGGACGCCCTCGCCCCGGCCCGCCCCGGCGAGGACGACGCGCGCGTCCCCGCCGAGGGGTTCGCCATGGTCCAGGCGGAGGAGAACAAGATCCGGCAGGTGGTGACCAACCTCATCGGCAACGCCGTGCGCTTCACGCCCGCGGGCAGCCCGATCGAGCTCGCCACCGTCGTCGACGAGGCCGCACGGGAGGCGCGCATCGAGGTCCGCGACCACGGGGACGGCGTGCCCCCGCAGATCCGGGAGAAGATCTTCCAGCGCTTCTGGCGCGCCGACACGTCGCGCACCCGGGAGACGGGCGGCAGCGGGCTCGGGCTCGCCATCGTGTCCGCCATCGTCGCCGCGCACCGCGGCAGGGTCGACGTCGTGGAGACCGAGGGCGGCGGCGCCACCTTCCGCGTGATCCTGCCCCTCCTCCCCAGCTCCGAGAATCCCGCGACGCCCACCGCCAGCGCTCCGGCGACCCCCGCCTCCTGACCACCACGTAGCCTCCGCCCGTCCGACGACGAGAAGGAGGAGACGCATGACGAGGTACCAGGTGGACAGCGAGGCCGTCCTGTCGGCGACCGCGGCCGTCCAGGGGAGCATCGGCCGCATCCAGGCCGAGGTGGCGGGCTTGCATGGCCAGCTCGCCGATCTGCAGGGGTCGTGGTCCGGGAGCGCGGCCACGGCGTTCCAGGGCGTGGTCGCGGAGTGGAAGGGCACGCAGCAGCGCGTCGAGGAGGCGCTGGCGAGCATCAACCAGGCGCTGAGCTCCGCCGCACGCCAGTACGCGGAGGTGGAGGAGGGCAACGCCCGAATGTTCGCGCACTAGCGCGATACGGCGGCGGTCATCCGCTGCCGGAGCGTCCGCGCACGACGAAGCGGGCGGCCCCGTGAGGGACCGCCCGCTTCGTCGTGCTGATCGTGCTGGTGGGCCGGAGCGCTGACGCTCCGGCCCGGTCGGACTAGAAGTCCATGCCACCCGTGGGGTCGCCGGCCGGGGCCGGGTTCTTCTCGGGCTTGTCGGCGACGACGGCCTCGGTCGTGAGGAACAGACCGGCGATGGACGCGGCGTTCAGCAGAGCCGAGCGCGTGACCTTCACCGGGTCGTTGATCCCCGCGGCGAGCATGTCGACGTACTCGCCCGTGGCGGCGTTGAGGCCGTGACCCGAGGGGAGGTTGCGGACGCGCTCGGCCACGACGCCGGGCTCGAGGCCCGCGTTGAGGGCGATCTGCTTGAGCGGAGCGTCGACCGCGACGCGGACGATGTTCGCGCCCGTCGCCTCGTCGCCCTCGAGCTGGAGCTTCTCGAAGGCGAGCTTGCCGGCCTGGATGAGCGCGACGCCACCACCGGCGACGATGCCCTCCTCGACGGCGGCCTTCGCGTTGCGGACGGCGTCCTCGATGCGGTGCTTGCGCTCCTTGAGCTCCACCTCGGTCGCGGCACCGGCCTTGATGACGGCCACGCCGCCGGCCAGCTTCGCGAGGCGCTCCTGGAGCTTCTCGCGGTCGTAGTCGCTGTCCGTGTTGCCGATCTCGTTGCGGATCTGCTGCACGCGGGCCGCGATCTCGGTGGCGTCGCCGCCGCCCTCCACGATCGTGGTCTCGTCCTTGGTGATGACGACCTTGCGGGCCGTGCCGAGCAGGTCGAGGGTGACGTTCTCGAGCTTGAGGCCGACCTCCTCGGCGATGACCTGGCCACCGGTGAGGATGGCGATGTCCTGCAGCTGCGCCTTGCGGCGGTCGCCGAAGCCGGGGGCCTTGACGGCGACCGACTTGAAGATGCCGCGGATCTTGTTCACGACGAGCGTGGCCAGGGCCTCGCCGTCGACGTCCTCCGCGATGATGAGGAGCTGCTTGCCCGACTGGATGACCTTGTCGACGATCGGCAGCAGGTCCTTGATGTTCGAGATCTTCGAGTTGACGATCAGGATGTACGCGTCCTCGAACACGGCCTCCTGGCGCTCGGGGTCGGTGACGAAGTACTGCGACAGGTAGCCCTTGTCGAAGCGCATGCCCTCGGTGAGCTCGAGCTCGGTGCCGAAGGTGTTGGACTCCTCGACGGTGACGACGCCCTCCTTGCCGACCTTGTCGATCGCCTCGGCGATGATGGCGCCGATGGTGGAGTCGCCGGCGGAGATGGACGCGGTGGCGGCGATCTCCTCCTTGGTCTCGATCTCCTTCGCGGCGGACTTGAGCTCCTCCGTGACGGCGGCGACGGCCTTCTCGATGCCGCGCTTGAGGCTGATGGGGTCGGCGCCCGCGGCGACGTTGCGGAGGCCCTCGCGGACCAGGGCCTGCGCGAGGACGGTCGCGGTGGTCGTGCCGTCACCGGCGACGTCGTCGGTCTTCTTGGCGACCTCCTTGACGAGCTCCGCGCCGATCTTCTCGAACGGGTCGTCGAGCTCGATCTCCTTGGCGATGGAGACGCCGTCGTTCGTGATGGTGGGGGCGCCCCACTTCTTCTCGAGGACGACGTTGCGGCCACGCGGGCCGAGGGTCACGCGGACCGCGTCGGCCAGGATGTTCAGGCCGCGCTCGAGGCCGCGGCGGGCTTCTTCGTCAAAAGCGATGATCTTAGCCATGTGTATCTCTCGTCCCTCCCGGACGTCAGGAAAAAGGCAGTCGTCTAGCACTCCCCGTGAGGGAGTGCCAGGGACGATTCTGGCACTCGCCCTACGCGAGTGCAAGCGAGCCGCTCACAGGCGGGGACCGGCCGCGACATGACGACGCCGCCGCCCGGACGGGCGACGGCGTCGTCGTGGTGGCATGCGCCCTAGGCCAGCGTGACGTTCTCCGCCTGCAGGCCCTTGGAGCCCTGGCCGATCTCGAAGGCGACGCGCTGCCCCTCCTCCAGGACCTTGTAGCCGGACATCTCGATCGCCGAGTAGTGGACGAAGACGTCCTGCTGGGCAGGACCGCCCTCGACGGCGTCCACGGTGATGAACCCGAACCCCTTCTCCCCGTTGAACCACTTCACGGTGCCGTTGGCCATGTGCTTCTCCATGTGCGAATGCGCGGTGTCGGGAGCGCGGTGCCGCCACCCCCGGGTCGGCCGCGGAGCCCTGCATCGACCCCGCGCCACGCCCTCGGGACGTACGGCGCGCAGCACCTGGTACGCGGTGGGCGTGCGACCAGGCAGCACGATAGACAGGGCAGGCGGTGCCCC
This window encodes:
- a CDS encoding response regulator transcription factor, yielding MSDGPKILIVDDEPNIRDLLTTSLRFAGFAVRAVGNGAQAISAVLEEEPDLIILDVMLPDMNGFGVTKRLRAAGYTAPILFLTAKDDTEDKITGLTVGGDDYVTKPFSLDEIVARIKAILRRTMHADEDAIIRAGELTMDQDTHEVLVGEEPIELSPTEFKLLRYLMLNPNRVLSKAQILDHVWEYDFNGDAGIVESYISYLRRKLDQHSSEPVIQTKRGFGYMLKAAKS
- a CDS encoding sensor histidine kinase, whose protein sequence is MRPVHDYVSEKWNNVSLRTKITSVTVLLLLLGLLVSGAGTMYLLRQQMVSQLDAQLRVTITQLPKVLNTDASMPDTFTQDDVATADPAWFVVLLDAQGDVLADNWTGDSAEHPRVFGLDLARASQINNEIVVFSDNSGKKAWHGIVRVSQNASPDAMEYSTLVVARPLEQVDDLVATYIVIFASFGLAVVVLGAAVTRMLVTSTFGPLREVERTAAAIAGGDFSQRLGGATPNTEVGRLNRSLNMMLSRIDRAFADRAKTIDQMRRFVGDASHELRTPLVSVRGYAELYRMGALQTPEDVSQAMERIEKEAIRMGGLVEDLLELARLDETKPLQLAPVDLYPIARDAALDAMASSQTRTVTALPPVLVNPVGPVLDADGLEPTQELSPDASRGAGAPSGTDATGPIAFAGATLSRFRARRSRRPGETATDALAPARPGEDDARVPAEGFAMVQAEENKIRQVVTNLIGNAVRFTPAGSPIELATVVDEAAREARIEVRDHGDGVPPQIREKIFQRFWRADTSRTRETGGSGLGLAIVSAIVAAHRGRVDVVETEGGGATFRVILPLLPSSENPATPTASAPATPAS
- a CDS encoding WXG100 family type VII secretion target, coding for MTRYQVDSEAVLSATAAVQGSIGRIQAEVAGLHGQLADLQGSWSGSAATAFQGVVAEWKGTQQRVEEALASINQALSSAARQYAEVEEGNARMFAH
- the groL gene encoding chaperonin GroEL (60 kDa chaperone family; promotes refolding of misfolded polypeptides especially under stressful conditions; forms two stacked rings of heptamers to form a barrel-shaped 14mer; ends can be capped by GroES; misfolded proteins enter the barrel where they are refolded when GroES binds); amino-acid sequence: MAKIIAFDEEARRGLERGLNILADAVRVTLGPRGRNVVLEKKWGAPTITNDGVSIAKEIELDDPFEKIGAELVKEVAKKTDDVAGDGTTTATVLAQALVREGLRNVAAGADPISLKRGIEKAVAAVTEELKSAAKEIETKEEIAATASISAGDSTIGAIIAEAIDKVGKEGVVTVEESNTFGTELELTEGMRFDKGYLSQYFVTDPERQEAVFEDAYILIVNSKISNIKDLLPIVDKVIQSGKQLLIIAEDVDGEALATLVVNKIRGIFKSVAVKAPGFGDRRKAQLQDIAILTGGQVIAEEVGLKLENVTLDLLGTARKVVITKDETTIVEGGGDATEIAARVQQIRNEIGNTDSDYDREKLQERLAKLAGGVAVIKAGAATEVELKERKHRIEDAVRNAKAAVEEGIVAGGGVALIQAGKLAFEKLQLEGDEATGANIVRVAVDAPLKQIALNAGLEPGVVAERVRNLPSGHGLNAATGEYVDMLAAGINDPVKVTRSALLNAASIAGLFLTTEAVVADKPEKNPAPAGDPTGGMDF
- a CDS encoding cold-shock protein; protein product: MANGTVKWFNGEKGFGFITVDAVEGGPAQQDVFVHYSAIEMSGYKVLEEGQRVAFEIGQGSKGLQAENVTLA